Proteins from a single region of Punica granatum isolate Tunisia-2019 chromosome 8, ASM765513v2, whole genome shotgun sequence:
- the LOC116189010 gene encoding transmembrane protein 50 homolog: protein MDLAELWAIFGPGIAGSVFGAGWWFWIDAVVCSSVKVSFVHYLPGIFASLAALMFNCVRKEDIDYSPYDEGEWRLKLWLFFAYVVSFVSLAASVGLLIQDSLVTTGPSVWTGVAGVLQCVFVLISGLIYWTSHSE, encoded by the exons ATGGATTTGGCCGAGCTTTGGGCGATCTTCGGTCCCGGCATCGCTGGGTCTGTTTTCGGCGCCGGATGGTGGTTCTGGATCGACGCTGTCGTCTGCAGCTCCGTCAAAGTCTCCTTCGTTCACTACCTTCCTG GGATATTTGCGTCTTTAGCTGCTCTGATGTTCAATTGCGTTAGGAAAGAGGATATCGACTATTCTCCCTACGATGAAGGCGAGTGGAG GTTGAAGCTTTGGCTTTTCTTTGCTTATGTTGTGTCCTTTGTCTCTCTAGCTGCATCGGTCGGCCTTCTCATTCAGGATTCCCTTGTGACAACTGGTCCTTCAGTTTGGACAGGAGTTGCGGGAGTCTTGCAATGCGTGTTTGTGTTGATCAG